The following proteins are co-located in the Silene latifolia isolate original U9 population chromosome 1, ASM4854445v1, whole genome shotgun sequence genome:
- the LOC141642752 gene encoding uncharacterized protein LOC141642752, whose protein sequence is MIWLQGSQTKAHWAPVVWNRLNVPNHSFIAWLFAKERLLTKDRLRAFALPIDGVCDLCAMHTEDHNHLFYQCAFSIRCWAILRQWLRVSLPPQDILHWCVKWRCRSLLKKHLVFAAVVVVLYHIWRARNLSRVDMVVHSPTQVMKEVKVSVQARFQSRKLPSKYQTTWLF, encoded by the exons atgaT ATGGTTGCAGGGTTCTCAGACTAAAGCACATTGGGCTCCTGTGGTATGGAATAGGCTTAATGTTCCCAATCATTCCTTCATTGCTTGGCTGTTTGCTAAGGAGAGGCTGCTGACTAAAGATAGGCTGAGGGCATTTGCTTTACCTATTGATGGGGTCTGTGACCTTTGTGCAATGCATACAGAGGATCACAATCACTTGTTCTACCAGTGTGCCTTTAGTATTAGGTGTTGGGCTATATTAAGGCAATGGCTGAGAGTCTCACTTCCTCCCCAGGATATCCTTCACTGGTGTGTTAAGTGGAGATGCAGATCATTGCTCAAGAAGCACTTGGTTTTTGCTGCAGTGGTGGTTGTCTTGTACCATATTTGGCGGGCCAGAAACCTCAGCAGAGTTGATATGGTTGTTCATTCTCCTACTCAGGTGATGAAGGAGGTGAAAGTTTCTGTTCAAGCACGGTTCCAAAGCAGGAAGTTGCCGTCCAAATATCAGACTACCTGGCTATTTTAA